The following nucleotide sequence is from Nothobranchius furzeri strain GRZ-AD chromosome 6, NfurGRZ-RIMD1, whole genome shotgun sequence.
ATGAACAACTGTAAACATGTAAacaatgaacaacaaacatcaacaatcatgtgttcgtgcgtgtgctgggatgtgaagtgtgagacctccaaggatcaggtgcactcttgaaccgccccaagcaccaggaaaccagcagccaccacagagcacagaactaactcagaccacctcccagacagccgagcaccttgctacagataactaaacaaggccacatccagaaccgggctgacactgctcatgggccacaggacacggGAATCACACAGCAATTCCACCTGAAACTGAATCATTAAAATTTGAATCAAATACAACTGTTGTTCAATATGACATAACTGTCATGATTATGAGACAGACTAAACAGACttcaaacaccagtgtttacCTGCAGTCACACACCTGGCATGAATGAGTGAGGCATCTGCGTGGTAATTCAAATTGAATTTGAATgaaggtaactggacttctttggtttcatgaatataggagggttgatcttattgtagctgtctattgttgcttgacAAGCAAAAACTGTCACCTGCAAAACAcctcctccctacctcctcaTGGTTTGTTTgcatcgttagcctctattgtgtgggAGTCGTGTTACTTTCTTGTAAATACGTATATAGTTTTTCTTCTTCGTTCTAGCATGACAGTTatagttattacatttttttcatatTATTGATATACTATTATTATAttgcagcacaaacgtagcacaaatgtttgacaccaattttgttagatttgaagaaggtgggggggccaacttcactcaCGTGTCTGAAGGACTCTGCACAGGGGTTTCTTTGGAAGTAGGAATAGGAATAAAgttatagaggtcagcaggttaaaaatcagcttaaattaatttcaccattagaactaaggatgtttttttttggtgtgagatcaccaaagatgataggatcttttaaatcttactttcagataagctgatgaCGTTCAGCAGCCGAAACTGGGGGTGGTGGCAGGAACTCAACCACAGAGAGAAAACGAATACCTGCTAGgaacaaaatagaacaaacaaactaaaaaccccatactgctgggattcaacaatacagcttatctgtgcaataacatatcaaaatgattttagttttaagATAGTTTTTGGTTTTTTTCAATTTAACAATTTTGTTAATTTCTCTTTAAATGCCAaacgttttagtttaaaatgaatattttcattcatcccaatacacaaagttacacattaaagactgacaaaaaaTTAATTTGTTAATCAGAATAATTATCCATAGAATTAGCTATAAATTAATAACGTGATTGTTTCCCCATCTAAACAGCCCCAGTCACAGACAGTTCAAGGGAGGGGGAAATTTTTATcttgttacacagcaatgtaacatctgtatattatacagctaatgcttcaattttgtCAATCTTAATCAAAATAtggtggtgaagtgatgactctcaaagtgtccactgcacaagcgggagtgtgaattgggagtccagcactctcttctttgtttgcttacccaaaggtcaagcctctctggatcacctggaggaaaacttcatacaaagaactacttgggtttaaaatacttaatagctgatcatggcctgtagtaaacggtctaaaattaggataaagagtaatacaaaatgcatactttataaaaaaatatataaaaccaaACACGAGTCTATCGCCTTGTTGGATAGGatatgaaccttttaataatcaattttattaactaatttccattttattaaacagcactagttcccatgagaacaggACACCCGGTCGCGACTCTTTGTGGACAAATTCGTTATTTAGTCGAtccccaccaccactattttacaaatatgcaaaaaaaaaaaaaaaaaaaaaaaaaaaaaaaaacgggcgAGTTTATCTGacggcatacagacttctggagtctaacatcaagcactatcaaccaactcaccaagctgcagtatttctgtggtcaggtctctctccgagtccgagaACTCCACAagtggtcagcccgcgcagcagacaggcgctgaAGCGGTCAGAGCTGCGCCGGGCTGACcgatggggagaaccgggtggaaggatggaacacagaagtctccctccgagagctccaccaacatgtcatatttcaacccattttcatgttaaatgcactgggttttacacccatcgacatataccccattaattattttaccgtattacatctaaatttcatggttaaacagtacatgttaaaatctaagctcagctcggcagtgacctaaaatacataaatttaattttacttaccgaaaaaaatgaaggggAGACacattggacgctctattagtgcaattaataccacagcaagtcattttgtccaacaattgcacaaataatattaaaaaatgcacaaacgctacaactaatggtctaagttcagagactaaaaaaatcgcggaacagttttcaggcgagaccgaagctgggtctgatgctcattaattatacagaattttaggcttttaatacacttaaacagaagagtgacaacaacccccccccccccccccccaaaacccccttccccccccacccccacccccccagagttgtcatgagtgtaaactagatcaattaaaccaaaaacatgttttggtaccaggctgtaaacatgtttatttctgctgtgaaattggtatttttaacatgggagtcaatgaggatttactcgcttctgacaccagcccctagtggatgagggtggaactgcaatttatttcacttccgcattggcctcaatttcagacCCGCACTGTGGGGGCTTGGGATGAACCGATCTGCGAAGGGAGCTTACTTTCTTTTTGATGAAGGTACAACTACTCTATCTAGACGCTTTAAGGCTAGAAGTAGTTTAATGCAAAATTGCAACAATAGTCTAGAAGGAGTTAAATGAAGCACGATTTAGAAAAACGTTTCCATCGAGGTCACAACAACAATCTCTACCAGGACATCTCATTTAACTCAGACAAAAGACCTCAGTCTTGCAGCAGTCCTTACACCTAGGCTGAAGAAGATGATCACAGATGATGTGACATGCAAATGTGAATAATCTCCTTTTACTTTGTGATGAAAATGCAAAGACCAGACAGATGTAGAAGCTGTTTTATTGAAGGGATCACAGGAGGCGATTGTGTGAATATTAAGGAAAAGTGAAACATCCTTCTACTGCCTTATGTGCAGAGAGCAGAGAATTCATTCTACACATCGTAAAGAAAAACAGTGATAGGAGCGTTCAGAGCCATGTTGTGTATGATTTGTTTGGAGCAAACGttttcatcctcatcatcctccacGAAGACGGAGAGGAAGCGTTGCTCCCAGGGCACCTCCTGAGTCTGCGAGGCCAGCACACGAAGGAAGCTGAACTCTTTCCTGAAGATGAACTTCTTATCCTCAGGAGCCACACTCTTctcaccatcagcaccatcagcaccatcagcagcatcagcagcatcagcagcatcagcaccatcagcaccatcagcagcagcagcctgggTGGTGATGAAGGCATAGATCTCCTCAGCTTTTTCCATCACAAAAACGCGCACATTCCTTTTGCTGTAGTTGCTCATCTGGCAGGCGGTGCTGGTGTTTCCCATGTTGTGAAAGAACTGGTACGACTGGCCAGAACAACTGGGAGGATGTTATTTCAGAATATATTAAAAAAGGCACATTTCCATAAATCAGATAAGAAATTACATCCCTATTCTCATTTGAATTCTTGAAATCATCCTAGCTTTTCATTAGGTTTGCACAAAAGACATTTAGGCTCAAAGACGTATTTTCAGTAATAAAACATATACACACACCCTCATAATACATATGAATTAAACTTCTGTAATGTAACAAATGGGAATTATCAACAATACATTAaaggattttaatatattttaagaAAAGAGCTAAATAAGTTGCTCaattatttaataaaattaaCAGTACAGGTCATCTCTTACCTGGTGATCCAGTAAAGGCAGCGAGCAGAAAGACAGTGTAGCTGTCTTGCTCCACCGAGCCCTCTTCTAATGGACACAGTCTGATAACATGCAAATATTTACTGGCGTCATCGAGTGACATGATGCATGTTCCAGTCACAAAGACACGTGTGGCTTATTTCACGCCCAAGTCAAAGTCTCATGTGCTGGCATGAAGTAACAACCCCAAACTTCACAAACAAAGACTGTATGCACCAATAGATACTACATTTGTTACAGATTTTCATTTTCTTTTGCATCGCCGGGTTTTGGTATCTCCCTTTAACAGCAGCAGCCCAGTGAGGCAGGAGTCCAGTTTCTCCTGTCTTCCAGCCGGGAACAGTTGCTAGACGTTTCCTGGGGCAGCCGAGTTGCGTGGCCGGCTGGCTTCCATACAAGGCTGTGGTCATGCTGGTCACCGGTAGggctctctgagggagaccacagaaacactacaGCTCTTTGAGTTGATGCTGCTCCACTTTGGAGTCACTCGCTCGCTAAAAGTGCCCGGAAATCTcctttagcttcaggttagcgtgTAGCTAATGTCCTACTGACCTCCGAATGTGGCTGAGGACTGGAGCATGAGCTCACGTAAGTGGCCAGGGTGCCTGGCTCTGATCGCggcggtctgaggctctgct
It contains:
- the LOC139070255 gene encoding uncharacterized protein — protein: MAAILTVSPPDNPKLGKEVELRVGRSLRPPRSEPGTLATYVSSCSSPQPHSERALPVTSMTTALYGSQPATQLGCPRKRLATVPGWKTGETGLLPHWAAAVKGRYQNPAIRGLGGARQLHCLSARCLYWITSCSGQSYQFFHNMGNTSTACQMSNYSKRNVRVFVMEKAEEIYAFITTQAAAADGADGADAADAADAADGADGADGEKSVAPEDKKFIFRKEFSFLRVLASQTQEVPWEQRFLSVFVEDDEDENVCSKQIIHNMALNAPITVFLYDV